The Hydra vulgaris chromosome 11, alternate assembly HydraT2T_AEP genome contains a region encoding:
- the LOC136087421 gene encoding uncharacterized protein LOC136087421 yields the protein MTSFYIVEFIEEDGSVDYVCECWLVGETQCWWPPYKGTKINRVRTKCEIPGDDWSLVGVRILGEAVDDEKTAKTRAKQAEDSSSFEEKAPESRKKILTSRYECGSTSEYSKGQKNKANSLFCPMSSAMSNSNESSLSFSQVTSEFPFTTNKMLPPLKHRNSSNSSCTSAKLISNLHSQEKSCDAYPAIQGNPVKCVSTNTSSEINDVKRRLTSIEYEIKQLKIIMMEVKGLLQERNTPISNEITFNVISSPEEFEVLVDRLKDVEVRKNFVQWLSYSNAATIEKSVSRMMSSLFTSEMAKETNRSGKNGKMAMNLIEDLVKESVRKKHCNAENMYIEQALTTYFINSRDRGGRANRKRTHNDALN from the exons atgACATCGTTTTACATAGTGGAATTTATAGAGGAAGATGGCAGTGTGGATTATGTGTGCGAATGTTGGCTAGTTGGAGAGACCCAATGTTGGTGGCCCCCATACAAAGGAACAAAAATTAATAGGGTGAGAACCAAATGTGAAATTCCTGGTGATGATTGGAGCTTGGTTGGTGTGCGTATACTAGGAGAAGCTGTTG atgatgaaaaaacagcaaaaacaaGAGCCAAACAGGCTGAAGACTCTTCTTCATTTGAGGAAAAAGCACcagaaagtagaaaaaaaattttaacttccCGTTATGAatg TGGATCAACTTCAGAATATTCAAaaggacaaaaaaataaagctaataGTTTATTTTGTCCTATGTCATCAGCAAtgtcaa ATTCTAATGAAAGTTCTTTGAGCTTTTCTCAAGTTACCTctg AGTTTccttttacaacaaataaaatgttgcCTCCATTAAAACATCGTAATAG TTCTAATTCAAGCTGTACATCCGCTAAACTAATTTCAAATCTACATTCACAAGAAAAATCATGTGATGCATATCCTGCGATacaag gTAATCCAGTTAAATGTGTGTCAACTAATACCAGTAGTGAAATCAATGATGTTAAACGCCGCTTAACAAGTATTGAGTatgaaattaaacaattaaaaattattatgatggAAGTAAAAGGTTTACTTCAAGAAAGAAATACGCCCATTTcaaatgaaataacttttaatgttatttcgTCTCCAGAGGAATTTGAAGTGCTGGTGGATAGATTAAAAGATGTTGAGGTCAGAAAAAACTTt gTACAATGGCTCAGTTATTCTAATGCTGCCACTATAGAAAAATCTGTAAGTCGAATGATGTCGTCTCTTTTTACATCTGAAATGGCAAAAGAGACAAACAGATCTGGCAAAAATGGCAAAATGGCCATGAATTTAATTGAGGATCTAGTGAAAg aaagtGTGAGAAAAAAGCATTGTAATGCTGAAAACATGTATATCGAGCAAGCTTTGACCACCTATTTTATAAATTCGAGAGATAGAGGTGGGCGTGCGAATCGCAAACGAACTCATAACGATGCTCTAAATTGA
- the LOC136087420 gene encoding uncharacterized protein LOC136087420, producing MASKYESQKKYYFVNKVRKSEDNMPFDCSADLPTTSQVDDSAVDFTNEATHHENTEKFLENFSFSNDQDFFQSLDNLGQDDDQNSNLKSSNLEQLSLRDKLILWYIQYNVSKNAFSALLKIIGPDNNLPICATTLLSKIKCSNKSYANKSYHYFGIQDNIENRINAGLNAEFIPEGSQYKKLKQEVYVDGGETLVSLAINVDGVKLQNSTNKSMWPILCRINESLDQTPFVAGIHIDSSKPDSLVDFFLPFITDFIQVSENIKTIYPKIRIKILFFVCDAPARSFCKGTKQCGGYFSCDYCQDEGSYCKELKKVVFSETIGVRRTDEQFLNLEKNGHQLRESPLVTIVPMVTCFPPDPMHLLYLGNVRRLLLIWCCEIRGKSRLIASSKNLLSNFICFLGKCLPSEFSRRPRSIDEIRLWKAIEFRIFLLFVGPVALKAVLPTAEYHHFMLLHLAIYAFSCDNWKSMIHVGNEALISYVSGMKTLYGQHHLVYNVHVLLHIPEYIEKYGNLGFWSAFWAESYYGVLRKRFRGTSNLLSQAVNRVNELGILNYSQTRRVFAWSKNPNDQFFLTEKGIMQLKTLDSNTMIGTGFLMEKCRDFYSYPQSFNLLHIGVYLPPTGQVIKSKVIRKCVAFSQCDNTLIIFPFPSIDYFGK from the exons ATGGCAAGCAAGTAT gagtcACAAAAGAAATATTACTTTGTCAATAAAGTCAGAAAAAGTGAAGATAATATGCCTTTTGACTGCTCTGCAGATTTACCTACTACATCTCAAGTTGACGATTCCGCTGTTGATTTTACAAATGAGGCAACTCACCATGAAAATactgaaaagtttttagaaaactttagtttttcaaatgatCAAGATTTTTTCCAAAGTTTAGACAATTTAGGTCAAGATGATGACCAAAATTCTAACTTAAAAAGTTCTAACTTAGAACAGCTTTCATTACGagacaaacttattttatggTATATACAGTATAACGtatcaaaaaatgcattttcggcattgttaaaaattattggtCCTGATAATAATTTACCCATTTGCGCTACCACTTTACTTAGCAAGATCAAATGTTCTAATAAAAGTTATGCAAACAAATCGTACCACTATTTTGGAATTCAAGATAATATAGAAAATAGAATTAATGCTGGGCTAAATGCTGAATTTATTCCTGAAGGATctcagtataaaaaattaaaacaggaAGTTTATGTTGATGGTGGAGAAACTCTTGTATCACTAGCAATAAATGTAGATGGTGTTAAGCTTCAAAATTCTACAAACAAATCAATGTGGCCTATACTTTGTAGAATAAATGAATCTCTAGATCAAACACCATTTGTTGCAGGTATACACATTGATTCTTCAAAGCCAGATTcattagttgatttttttttgccgttCATTACTGATTTTATTCAAGTgtctgaaaatataaaaaccatttatccaaaaataagaattaaaattcttttctttgtttgtgATGCACCAGCCAGGTCTTTTTGTAAAGGTACAAAACAATGTGGAGGATACTTTTCTTGTGATTATTGTCAAGATGAAGGATCTTActgtaaagaattaaaaaaagttgttttttctgaAACTATTGGTGTGCGACGAACTGatgaacagtttttaaatttggaaaaaaatggaCACCAACTGAGAGAGTCTCCCTTAGTCACAATAGTTCCAATGGTAACATGTTTCCCACCTGATCCAATGCACCTGTTATATCTTGGAAATGTGCGTCGGTTGTTACTCATTTGGTGTTGCGAGATTAGAGGAAAAAGTCGACTTATTGCATCAAGCAAAAATTTGctgtctaattttatttgttttttaggaAAATGTCTGCCGTCAGAATTTTCTAGGCGCCCACGATCGATTGATGAAATAAGGTTATGGAAAGCCATTGAATTTAGAATTTTCCTTTTGTTTGTAGGTCCTGTAGCCCTTAAAGCTGTACTGCCTACCGCAGAATACCATCATTTTATGCTTTTACACTTAGCTATTTATGCTTTTTCTTGTGATAATTGGAAGAGTATGATACATGTTGGTAATGAAGCATTAATTAGCTATGTTTCTggaatgaaaactttatatggtcagcATCATTTAGTCTATAATGTCCATGTGCTTCTTCATATTCCTGAATACATTGAGAAGTATGGCAATCTTGGCTTTTGGTCTGCATTTTGGGCAGAAAGTTACTATggtgttttaagaaaaagattTCGTGGCACTTCTAACCTTTTAAGTCAGGCCGTAAATCGAGTTAATGAGCTTGGAATTTTGAATTATTCACAAACTCGTAGAGTGTTTGCATGGTCAAAAAATCCAaatgatcaattttttttaacagaaaaaggaATTATGCAGCTCAAAACGTTAGATAGTAATACAATGATTGGGACAggttttttaatggaaaaatgtAGAGATTTTTATTCTTACCCAcaatcttttaatttgttacATATTGGAGTGTATTTACCACCAACTGGACAAGTTATAAAATCTAAAGTAATTCGGAAGTGTGTTGCTTTTTCACAGTGTGACAATACCTTAATAATATTTCCTTTTCCTTCAATTGACTATTTTGGAAAATAA